A genomic stretch from Nocardia wallacei includes:
- a CDS encoding VOC family protein, whose amino-acid sequence MNWTLEVVIVPVADIDRAKEFYRDKLGFAVDHDTAIGDGSRIVQLTPPGSGCSIVIGERGFAKMEPGSVKGLQLVVPDLPRAREELLERGFDPGDIQRVAPSPDGSLDNVGFLFFDDPDGNSWGIQHISARA is encoded by the coding sequence GTGAACTGGACACTCGAGGTAGTCATCGTCCCGGTCGCGGACATCGACCGCGCCAAGGAGTTCTACCGCGACAAACTCGGCTTCGCCGTCGATCACGACACCGCGATCGGTGACGGGTCGCGCATCGTCCAGCTCACCCCGCCGGGCTCGGGCTGCTCGATCGTCATCGGGGAACGCGGCTTCGCGAAGATGGAACCCGGCTCGGTGAAGGGCCTGCAACTGGTGGTCCCCGACCTGCCGAGGGCGCGGGAGGAACTCCTCGAGCGCGGATTCGATCCCGGCGACATCCAGAGGGTAGCGCCGAGCCCCGACGGATCCCTCGACAACGTCGGCTTCCTGTTCTTCGACGACCCGGACGGCAACAGCTGGGGCATCCAGCACATCTCCGCCCGCGCTTGA